The Methanolacinia petrolearia DSM 11571 genome has a segment encoding these proteins:
- a CDS encoding NADH-quinone oxidoreductase subunit 5 family protein, with translation MLFLPNSRGRDLFVNFAAIVTCLGSLYLLFEYFGKGEVLFAVDGTFVDPLILVAEVAIGLFIIGISLKFKKYLVTVLAALQLAMAAYTEIVFEPAHYAGFDLFIDPFSLIMALIIGIIGSLICVYATGYMKTYHEHHTDVVDRRPLFFFLMFLFLSAMFGIVFSNNIMWLFMFWEITTLCSFLLIGYARDEVSWKNAFWALLLNVIGGVAFSGAILFINAFSSGSDIYLNELLKSSPEIALVAAAFIGFAGLTKSAQFPFSSWLVGAMVAPTPVSALLHSSTMVKAGVYVIVRFAPVFESNLIGIAFAFIGALTFLTASAIAISQSNAKKVLAYSTIANLGLVVACAGIGTEEAVWAAILLIIFHAVAKSLLFLSVGSVEHQKHSRDIEDMGGLIATMPKIALMMLIGMAGMFLAPFGMLISKWASIHAFVNAIPPFGMLLIAIIAYGSGITVFFWTKWMGRILEVRTERKPVEKEASRPEMSAIFTLGGLTVLACLIFPLISSTMIEPYIHEVYHTASPLLSLSNEIIMLFMVVVVILLPLSLFHFAKGRTLRRQYMSARVSEVDGEHLKFLGSMGVMKEEELSNYYFPNMFGEKELSRAGVWSSILIIVVMFALLSWLVPLGVMM, from the coding sequence ATGCTATTTCTCCCCAACAGCAGAGGGAGGGATCTATTCGTCAATTTCGCGGCAATTGTGACCTGTCTGGGATCATTATATCTCCTCTTTGAATATTTCGGAAAGGGCGAGGTCTTGTTCGCTGTAGACGGCACATTTGTCGACCCGCTGATACTGGTGGCCGAAGTTGCAATCGGCCTGTTCATCATCGGAATAAGCCTGAAGTTCAAAAAATACCTGGTAACCGTCCTCGCAGCATTGCAGCTCGCGATGGCCGCTTATACCGAGATCGTCTTCGAACCGGCGCATTACGCAGGATTCGACCTTTTCATCGACCCGTTCTCCCTGATAATGGCCTTGATCATCGGCATAATCGGGAGCCTGATCTGCGTCTATGCGACCGGCTACATGAAGACGTATCACGAGCACCACACGGACGTAGTGGACAGGAGACCGCTCTTCTTCTTCCTGATGTTCCTCTTCCTCTCGGCAATGTTCGGGATCGTATTCTCCAACAACATCATGTGGCTCTTCATGTTCTGGGAGATAACGACACTCTGTTCCTTCCTCCTCATCGGGTACGCGAGGGACGAAGTCTCGTGGAAGAACGCCTTCTGGGCCCTGCTCCTAAACGTCATAGGGGGTGTGGCGTTCAGCGGCGCAATACTCTTCATAAACGCATTCTCTTCGGGAAGCGACATATATCTAAACGAGCTCCTTAAGAGTTCGCCGGAGATAGCACTCGTCGCAGCGGCTTTCATCGGGTTCGCCGGTCTCACCAAGTCCGCACAGTTCCCGTTCTCCTCCTGGCTGGTCGGGGCGATGGTCGCACCGACACCTGTCTCGGCTCTGCTCCATTCGAGTACGATGGTCAAGGCCGGAGTCTACGTGATTGTCAGGTTCGCACCGGTCTTCGAATCTAACCTCATCGGGATCGCGTTCGCGTTCATCGGGGCACTGACCTTCCTCACCGCATCGGCGATCGCCATCAGCCAGAGCAACGCGAAGAAAGTTCTCGCGTATTCGACGATTGCAAACCTCGGCCTGGTCGTCGCCTGTGCGGGAATCGGAACCGAAGAAGCGGTCTGGGCTGCAATACTGCTGATAATATTCCACGCGGTCGCAAAGTCGCTCCTCTTCCTCTCCGTAGGATCCGTAGAGCACCAGAAGCATTCGAGGGATATCGAGGACATGGGCGGACTTATCGCCACGATGCCGAAGATCGCCCTCATGATGCTCATCGGAATGGCCGGAATGTTCCTCGCACCGTTCGGGATGCTTATCTCGAAGTGGGCGTCGATCCATGCGTTCGTCAACGCGATACCGCCGTTCGGGATGCTGCTCATCGCGATAATCGCATATGGCAGCGGAATCACGGTATTCTTCTGGACGAAATGGATGGGCCGCATTTTGGAGGTCAGGACCGAACGGAAGCCTGTCGAAAAGGAGGCGTCCCGCCCTGAGATGAGTGCGATATTCACACTCGGGGGACTTACCGTCCTGGCATGCCTGATATTCCCGCTGATATCGTCGACGATGATCGAGCCGTACATCCATGAAGTGTACCATACGGCATCGCCACTCCTCAGCCTGAGCAACGAGATCATCATGCTCTTCATGGTCGTCGTCGTCATCCTGCTCCCGCTGAGCCTGTTCCACTTCGCAAAGGGACGGACACTCAGGAGACAGTATATGAGCGCAAGGGTCTCGGAGGTCGATGGAGAGCACCTCAAATTCCTCGGCAGCATGGGTGTCATGAAGGAAGAGGAGCTTTCCAACTACTACTTCCCGAATATGTTCGGTGAAAAGGAGCTCAGCAGGGCGGGCGTCTGGTCGTCGATCCTCATAATCGTGGTGATGTTCGCCCTGTTATCATGGCTCGTCCCGCTGGGGGTGATGATGTGA
- a CDS encoding NADH-quinone oxidoreductase subunit H, which produces MSAIELLTGEPVIGILLFIVLAPFIGTIVLGLDRIITARMQGRVGPPLFQPMYDILKLFEKEKMVIHESQNFWIFGYLVFIIITGALFFGGSDILLVIFALTLAEVSLILGAFSSGSPYAHVGAERELIQLMAIEPMIIIAAVGFYEVTNSFNTFEIASYGSPLILVLPGIFIGFVYILTVKLRKSPFDISTSHHAHQELVRGLNTEFAGSTLGMIELAHLYEVVFLLGFLFLFFGFAAPIIGIIVIALVYLLEIFVDNATSRVKWGFMLDSCWIVTAVAGVLNLMALYLILR; this is translated from the coding sequence GTGAGTGCTATAGAGCTGTTGACAGGAGAACCTGTCATCGGGATTCTGCTCTTCATAGTCCTCGCCCCGTTCATCGGGACGATCGTCCTCGGACTCGACCGGATTATTACTGCGAGGATGCAGGGACGGGTAGGGCCGCCCTTGTTCCAGCCGATGTACGATATACTCAAGCTCTTCGAGAAGGAGAAGATGGTTATACACGAGTCCCAGAACTTCTGGATATTCGGGTATCTCGTCTTCATCATAATCACGGGAGCGCTCTTCTTCGGCGGCTCAGATATCCTGCTGGTGATATTCGCCCTGACTCTCGCGGAGGTCTCCCTGATACTCGGAGCGTTTTCGTCCGGGTCGCCTTACGCACATGTCGGTGCGGAACGCGAACTGATTCAGCTCATGGCGATTGAGCCGATGATAATAATCGCGGCCGTCGGGTTCTACGAGGTGACGAACTCGTTCAACACGTTCGAGATCGCATCGTACGGAAGCCCGCTGATACTGGTCCTGCCGGGAATCTTCATCGGGTTCGTCTATATACTGACTGTCAAGCTGAGGAAGTCGCCGTTCGATATCTCCACGTCGCACCACGCCCACCAGGAGCTTGTGCGGGGTCTCAATACGGAGTTCGCGGGATCGACGCTCGGGATGATCGAGCTTGCGCACCTCTACGAGGTCGTCTTCCTCCTCGGGTTTTTGTTCCTGTTCTTCGGGTTCGCTGCCCCTATAATCGGAATTATCGTGATTGCCCTTGTATATCTCCTGGAGATCTTCGTGGACAACGCGACTTCGAGGGTGAAATGGGGCTTTATGCTCGATAGCTGCTGGATTGTGACCGCCGTTGCAGGGGTCCTGAACCTGATGGCCCTGTACCTGATTTTGAGGTGA